A single genomic interval of Sceloporus undulatus isolate JIND9_A2432 ecotype Alabama chromosome 2, SceUnd_v1.1, whole genome shotgun sequence harbors:
- the LOC121922186 gene encoding 40S ribosomal protein S23 — translation MGKCRGLRTARKLRSHRRDQKWHDKQYKKAHLGTALKANPFGGASHAKGIVLEKVGVEAKQPNSAIRKCVRVQLIKNGKKITAFVPNDGCLNFIEENDEVLVAGFGRKGHAVGDIPGVRFKVVKVANVSLLALYKGKKERPRS, via the exons GCAAGTGTCGTGGGCTTCGTACAGCCAGGAAGCTGCGCAGTCACCGACGTGACCAGAAATGGCATGACAAACAATACAAGAAGGCCCATTTGGGTACTGCTCTGAAGGCCAACCCTTTTGGAGGAGCTTCCCATGCCAAAGGCATTGTCCTGGAAAAAGT TGGCGTAGAAGCTAAGCAGCCAAATTCTGCCATCAGAAAGTGTGTTCGAGTCCAGCTGATCAAGAATGGCAAGAAAATAACAGCTTTTGTTCCTAATGATGgttgtttgaattttattgag GAGAATGATGAGGTCCTGGTTGCTGGTTTTGGTCGAAAAGGTCATGCTGTCGGTGACATTCCTGGAGTTCGTTTCAAGGTTGTTAAAGTAGCAAACGTTTCTCTGTTAGCCTTGTACAAAGGCAAAAAGGAGAGACCCAGATCATAA